The bacterium genome includes a window with the following:
- a CDS encoding O-methyltransferase, protein MNQEQWTAVDQYLCDVLVASDPALDAATAARAAARLPSHDVSPNEGKLLHLLARMQGARVILEIGTLAGYSTIWLARALPPGGRLVTLEADPRHADLARANLARAGLAGIVDVRVGPALGTLPRLAAEGMGPFDFVFIDADKRNNPGYLEWSLKLSRPGTLIVADNVVRGGAVADPTTADPDAQGVRRFNALIAADPRLAATAIQTVGAKGWDGFALILVTAV, encoded by the coding sequence ATGAACCAGGAGCAGTGGACCGCGGTCGATCAGTACCTCTGCGACGTGCTCGTCGCGTCCGACCCGGCGTTGGATGCGGCGACCGCGGCCCGCGCGGCCGCCAGGCTGCCGTCGCACGATGTCTCGCCGAACGAAGGCAAGCTGCTGCACCTGCTGGCCCGCATGCAAGGCGCGCGCGTCATTCTGGAGATCGGAACGCTTGCCGGCTACAGCACGATCTGGCTGGCGCGGGCGCTCCCGCCGGGCGGCCGTCTCGTGACGCTCGAGGCCGATCCACGCCACGCGGACCTCGCCCGCGCCAACCTTGCCCGGGCCGGGCTCGCCGGGATCGTCGACGTGCGCGTGGGACCGGCGCTGGGGACGCTGCCCCGGCTCGCGGCGGAAGGTATGGGCCCCTTCGACTTCGTCTTCATCGACGCCGACAAGCGCAATAATCCCGGCTACCTGGAGTGGTCGCTCAAACTGTCGCGGCCCGGCACGCTGATCGTCGCCGACAACGTCGTGCGCGGAGGCGCGGTGGCGGATCCCACGACCGCCGATCCCGACGCGCAGGGCGTGCGGCGGTTCAACGCCCTGATCGCCGCCGACCCGCGTCTGGCCGCCACTGCGATCCAAACGGTCGGCGCCAAAGGCTGGGACGGCTTCGCGCTAATCTTGGTCACCGCGGTCTGA
- a CDS encoding DoxX family protein, which translates to MFPQLHQFTDLALVLLRLMVAIVFVNSGWSTLNAPARRAKDLGFSRPFTVFLGVAEILGGLGVLFGILTQLAAAGLILINLGAVHRKSLVWRTGFWGEAMAGWSYDLFLIAMNLVILTTAGGRFVAWG; encoded by the coding sequence GTGTTCCCACAACTGCATCAATTCACCGATCTCGCGTTGGTGCTGCTCCGGCTGATGGTGGCCATCGTCTTCGTCAACAGCGGATGGAGCACGCTCAATGCCCCGGCGCGCCGCGCGAAAGACCTGGGGTTCAGCCGGCCGTTCACGGTGTTCCTGGGGGTCGCAGAGATCCTCGGCGGGCTCGGTGTCCTCTTCGGGATTCTCACTCAGCTCGCGGCCGCCGGCCTGATTCTCATCAATCTCGGCGCCGTGCACAGGAAGAGCCTCGTGTGGCGCACCGGGTTCTGGGGCGAGGCAATGGCCGGCTGGAGCTACGACCTGTTCTTGATCGCGATGAACCTGGTGATTCTTACGACCGCGGGCGGCCGCTTCGTGGCGTGGGGGTAG
- a CDS encoding nitrilase-related carbon-nitrogen hydrolase, producing MARYVKVAAAQMGPNNEGTPVEAIVERMARLMDEAAAGGATVLAFPEMALSPYFPKRIREDADQFFSRDVPPAALAPLIAKAQGAGIAWYVGFCERDGDRRFNTAVLIDERGGVRGRYRKVHLPGTNRVEPGVTGRVHEPYYFDSGDTGFQVFETPHARIGIAICQDRRYSETYRCLGLGGAELVLIGYNTPAGPQALALNELVMRAGAYENHMFVVGVAKAGVEDGLELIGGSCIISPLGDVLARAATRGDELVAANIDLDETRAARERWNFFARRHPECYAAITAPVAEGSRDERLVKPLRR from the coding sequence GTGGCGCGATACGTGAAGGTCGCGGCGGCCCAAATGGGCCCGAACAACGAAGGGACGCCCGTCGAGGCGATCGTCGAGCGCATGGCGCGGCTAATGGACGAGGCGGCCGCCGGCGGCGCGACTGTCCTCGCGTTTCCGGAGATGGCGCTGAGCCCCTACTTCCCAAAGCGCATCCGCGAGGACGCCGACCAGTTCTTTTCCCGCGACGTGCCGCCGGCCGCGCTGGCGCCGCTGATCGCGAAGGCCCAAGGAGCCGGCATCGCCTGGTACGTCGGGTTTTGCGAGCGGGACGGCGACCGCCGCTTCAACACCGCCGTCCTCATCGACGAGCGCGGCGGCGTGCGCGGCCGGTATCGCAAGGTTCACCTGCCCGGGACCAACCGCGTCGAGCCCGGTGTCACGGGCCGCGTGCACGAGCCCTACTATTTCGATTCCGGCGACACCGGCTTTCAGGTGTTCGAGACGCCCCACGCGCGCATCGGCATCGCGATCTGTCAGGATCGCCGCTACAGCGAGACGTACCGGTGCCTCGGCCTGGGGGGCGCCGAACTGGTGTTGATCGGCTACAACACCCCGGCCGGGCCGCAGGCGCTCGCGCTCAACGAGCTGGTCATGCGCGCCGGCGCCTACGAAAATCACATGTTTGTCGTCGGCGTGGCCAAGGCCGGGGTTGAAGACGGACTCGAGCTGATCGGCGGCAGCTGCATCATCTCGCCGCTCGGGGACGTGCTGGCGCGGGCGGCCACGAGGGGCGACGAGCTCGTCGCCGCCAATATCGATCTCGATGAGACGCGCGCCGCGCGCGAACGGTGGAACTTCTTCGCCCGCCGGCATCCCGAGTGCTACGCGGCGATTACCGCCCCGGTCGCGGAAGGGTCGCGGGACGAACGCCTCGTGAAGCCGTTACGGCGCTAA
- a CDS encoding DinB family protein, translated as MANDRDLRRRLVVMLQGGRAHVTFDKAVARLPEPLRGRKPRGLPYSPWQQLEHIRIAQADMLGYTRGPQHPSLKWPDEYWPKNPAPPSRAAWDRSVKAYRADRQAFCDLVMDPRIDVLGALQHDPEVNVVHMALLAAQHASYHLGQLLVIRRLLGAWSD; from the coding sequence GTGGCGAACGATCGGGATCTCAGACGGCGTCTCGTCGTGATGCTGCAGGGAGGACGGGCGCACGTTACCTTCGACAAGGCCGTCGCGCGCCTGCCCGAACCGCTCCGCGGACGAAAGCCGAGGGGCTTACCATACTCGCCGTGGCAGCAGCTCGAGCATATCCGGATCGCTCAGGCGGACATGCTCGGCTACACCCGCGGCCCGCAACATCCGTCGTTGAAGTGGCCGGACGAGTACTGGCCGAAGAACCCCGCGCCGCCCTCGCGCGCGGCGTGGGACCGCAGCGTGAAGGCGTATCGCGCCGACCGGCAGGCGTTCTGCGATCTTGTGATGGATCCCCGGATCGACGTGCTGGGGGCCCTCCAGCACGACCCGGAGGTCAACGTCGTGCACATGGCGCTGCTCGCCGCGCAGCACGCGTCGTACCACCTGGGGCAGCTGCTCGTGATCCGGCGCCTCCTCGGCGCCTGGAGCGACTAG
- a CDS encoding LOG family protein — MSNGCVTVFGSSRAVPDDAVYRDAVRLGRLLAEAGYTLCTGGYAGVMEAVSRGAVEAGGHAIGVTVASWAVRHRPNPWVREEVAMPDLFQRIARLTATDAYVAMPGGLGTLGEVALTWNLFQTESIPRRPLVLVGREWRDALDCLPAAVRIEPRDLELVRLVGTVDDVVPAIRRGLPPVP; from the coding sequence GTGTCGAACGGCTGCGTCACCGTCTTCGGTTCCTCAAGGGCGGTACCGGACGATGCCGTGTACCGGGACGCCGTCCGGCTGGGGCGCCTGCTCGCGGAAGCCGGCTACACGCTGTGCACGGGCGGGTACGCGGGCGTGATGGAAGCCGTGAGCCGCGGCGCGGTGGAGGCCGGCGGGCACGCGATCGGCGTCACGGTGGCGTCGTGGGCGGTCCGGCACCGCCCCAACCCGTGGGTCCGCGAAGAAGTCGCGATGCCCGACCTCTTTCAGCGGATCGCGAGGCTCACCGCGACCGACGCGTACGTGGCGATGCCGGGCGGGCTCGGCACTCTCGGCGAAGTGGCGCTGACCTGGAACCTCTTTCAGACCGAATCGATACCGAGGCGTCCCCTGGTGCTGGTGGGCCGGGAATGGCGCGACGCGCTGGACTGTCTGCCCGCCGCCGTCAGGATCGAGCCGCGTGACCTCGAGTTGGTGCGGCTGGTCGGGACGGTCGACGACGTCGTCCCGGCGATCCGGCGCGGGCTACCGCCCGTCCCATGA
- a CDS encoding FAD-linked oxidase C-terminal domain-containing protein, with the protein MNDLAAARVTIGAKGALVAELAEAVGGEYVLETPSDVLAYEYDASNMTSPPDFVVLPGGAGEVAAVLRIAARHGAPVIARGAGTGIAGGALPIIGGIVAALTRLDRIRAIDLDNRLAVVEPGVVNLDITRAAAPDGYFYAPDPSSQYASSIGGNVGHNSGGPHTIAYGVTTNHVLALDAVLADGTSIHTGGAAPDAPGLDLTGLLVGSEGTLAVVTGIWVRLLRRREAVTTLLAIFADLDRASEAVTDIIGRGVGPVALEMLDRNTIQTVEPFVHAGYPLDAEAVLLIEVEGLRPVMTRAAGIIETICRAHGAAEVRAAKSDAERDALWLGRKAAFGTFGRIAINYYLHDAVVPRSRLPEVLRQVQAIARRERLTVANVFHAGDGNLHPIIVFDARVPGETERVIRAGEEMLRLCVDAGGTISGEHGIGFEKNNYMPWIYSDDDLGAMRRVKDALDPEGRLNPWKMFPTPVSSAEVLIRPATIPRAEGWWV; encoded by the coding sequence GTGAACGACCTCGCCGCCGCGCGGGTCACAATCGGCGCGAAAGGGGCCCTCGTCGCGGAACTGGCGGAGGCCGTCGGCGGGGAATACGTGCTCGAAACGCCGTCGGACGTGCTGGCCTACGAGTACGACGCCTCGAACATGACATCGCCGCCCGATTTTGTCGTGCTGCCCGGCGGCGCCGGCGAGGTGGCGGCGGTCCTCCGCATCGCGGCGCGCCATGGGGCCCCGGTGATCGCGCGCGGCGCCGGGACCGGCATCGCCGGCGGGGCGCTTCCCATCATCGGCGGCATCGTGGCGGCGCTGACGCGGCTCGACCGGATCCGCGCGATCGACCTCGACAATCGCCTGGCCGTGGTGGAGCCGGGCGTCGTCAATCTCGACATCACCCGCGCCGCCGCCCCCGACGGCTACTTCTACGCGCCCGATCCGTCGAGCCAGTACGCGAGCAGCATCGGCGGGAACGTCGGTCACAACTCCGGCGGTCCGCACACGATCGCGTACGGCGTCACGACCAACCACGTCCTCGCGCTGGACGCGGTCCTGGCCGACGGCACGTCCATCCACACGGGCGGCGCGGCCCCGGACGCGCCGGGGCTCGACCTCACCGGCCTGCTCGTCGGCAGCGAGGGGACGCTCGCGGTCGTGACGGGGATCTGGGTGCGCCTGCTCCGGCGGCGCGAGGCGGTGACCACGCTGCTCGCGATCTTCGCCGACCTCGACCGCGCGAGCGAGGCCGTGACCGACATCATCGGCCGGGGCGTGGGGCCGGTCGCCCTCGAGATGTTGGACCGCAACACGATCCAAACGGTCGAGCCGTTCGTCCACGCCGGCTATCCACTCGATGCGGAGGCCGTGCTGCTGATCGAAGTCGAGGGGCTGCGTCCCGTGATGACGCGCGCCGCCGGCATCATCGAGACGATCTGCCGGGCGCACGGGGCGGCGGAGGTCCGCGCGGCGAAGTCGGACGCCGAGCGGGATGCGCTCTGGCTCGGCCGCAAGGCGGCCTTCGGCACGTTCGGCCGGATCGCGATCAACTACTATCTGCACGACGCGGTGGTGCCCCGGTCGCGGCTGCCCGAAGTGCTGCGGCAGGTGCAGGCGATCGCCCGGCGCGAGCGCCTGACGGTGGCGAACGTCTTTCACGCCGGCGACGGCAACCTGCACCCGATCATCGTGTTCGACGCGCGGGTTCCCGGCGAGACCGAACGGGTGATCCGCGCCGGTGAAGAGATGCTGCGGCTGTGCGTGGACGCCGGCGGGACGATCTCGGGAGAGCACGGCATCGGCTTCGAAAAGAACAACTACATGCCGTGGATCTACTCCGACGACGATCTCGGCGCGATGCGCCGGGTCAAGGACGCGCTGGATCCGGAAGGGCGGCTCAACCCGTGGAAGATGTTTCCGACGCCGGTCTCGTCGGCCGAGGTGCTGATCCGGCCCGCGACGATCCCGCGGGCCGAAGGGTGGTGGGTATAA
- a CDS encoding methyltransferase domain-containing protein yields the protein MTQGDGAVVGAEMSFHWEMLSDARRNETYRAAIAGRAPGRVVYDLGAGVGPMSLYAVQAGARRVYGIETDRDAYQYLRRLARRFPQFVPVRTDLVRGPLPEEAPDVVVCEMWSSWLTDWPMVQALNRIRRRAPRCEVIPVRGHHVLQLAYADHRAGTALEFVPGTYAAIFGDPGAIEEMSLPVLAATTDFQEPIAPLDTIVSLAPLSSGTVNSLRLWSYEEVRDGHPSPRVGTRADVLIRWIRPFRVTRGRRVRVRIRHRWDARLRLTML from the coding sequence GTGACACAGGGGGACGGGGCGGTCGTGGGCGCGGAGATGAGCTTCCATTGGGAGATGCTCAGCGACGCCCGCCGCAACGAGACGTACCGGGCGGCGATCGCCGGCCGGGCGCCCGGGCGCGTCGTGTACGACCTCGGCGCCGGCGTCGGGCCGATGTCGCTGTATGCGGTGCAGGCCGGGGCGCGGCGCGTCTACGGGATCGAGACGGACCGCGATGCCTACCAGTATCTCCGGCGGCTCGCGCGCCGCTTTCCGCAGTTCGTGCCCGTGCGGACCGACCTCGTTCGGGGACCGCTGCCCGAGGAAGCGCCGGACGTGGTCGTCTGCGAGATGTGGTCGTCCTGGCTGACGGATTGGCCGATGGTACAGGCGCTCAACCGGATCCGCCGCCGCGCGCCCCGGTGTGAGGTCATTCCGGTGCGGGGCCATCACGTGCTGCAGCTCGCCTATGCCGATCACCGCGCCGGGACCGCGCTCGAGTTCGTCCCCGGCACCTACGCCGCGATCTTCGGCGATCCAGGCGCCATCGAGGAGATGTCGCTCCCGGTCCTCGCCGCCACGACGGATTTTCAGGAGCCGATCGCGCCCCTCGACACGATCGTGTCGCTCGCGCCGCTCTCGAGCGGAACTGTGAACAGCCTGCGGCTGTGGAGCTACGAGGAGGTGCGGGACGGCCACCCGTCGCCGCGCGTCGGGACCCGCGCCGACGTCCTGATCCGCTGGATTCGTCCGTTCCGCGTCACGCGGGGCCGCCGCGTCCGCGTCCGCATCCGGCACCGCTGGGACGCGCGCCTGCGGCTCACGATGCTGTGA
- a CDS encoding SDR family NAD(P)-dependent oxidoreductase, whose protein sequence is MDYASMFRLDGRVALVVGAASGIGQASAQALAALGAEVVCADVNRAGAEATAGLIADAGGRAEADQVDVSREADVVRLVSGVAERHAALGVCVVTPAVNARKPILKYTAEDLDRVLTVNLKGTFFVLREAGRLMAERGGGSIIAFASIRAVQVEPGQSVYSATKAGIVQLCRTLAAELGPQGVRVNAVAPGVVDTPLTRQIKKDEAWYRAYADRNALGRWASPEEIAGPVAFLATDAARYITGSVLFVDGGWTAIDGRFTPPL, encoded by the coding sequence ATGGATTACGCTTCGATGTTCCGCCTCGACGGGCGGGTGGCGCTCGTCGTCGGCGCCGCGTCCGGAATCGGACAGGCATCCGCGCAGGCGCTGGCGGCGCTCGGCGCCGAGGTCGTGTGCGCGGACGTCAACCGTGCGGGCGCGGAGGCCACGGCGGGCCTCATCGCGGACGCGGGCGGCCGGGCGGAAGCCGATCAGGTCGACGTGTCGCGGGAGGCGGACGTCGTCCGCCTCGTGTCCGGTGTGGCGGAGCGCCACGCCGCCCTCGGCGTCTGCGTGGTGACCCCCGCGGTCAACGCCCGCAAGCCGATCCTCAAGTACACGGCCGAGGATCTCGACCGCGTCCTCACCGTCAATCTGAAGGGCACGTTCTTCGTGCTCCGCGAGGCCGGCCGGCTCATGGCCGAGCGCGGCGGCGGCAGCATCATCGCGTTCGCGTCGATCCGCGCCGTCCAGGTCGAGCCCGGCCAGAGCGTGTATTCCGCGACCAAGGCCGGGATCGTGCAGCTGTGCCGGACGCTGGCCGCGGAGCTCGGCCCGCAGGGGGTGCGCGTCAACGCGGTCGCCCCGGGCGTCGTCGACACGCCGCTCACCCGGCAGATCAAGAAGGACGAGGCCTGGTATCGCGCGTACGCGGACCGGAACGCGCTCGGCCGCTGGGCGTCGCCGGAGGAGATCGCGGGCCCGGTTGCCTTCCTGGCCACCGACGCGGCGCGGTACATCACCGGCTCGGTGCTGTTCGTCGACGGCGGCTGGACCGCGATCGACGGCCGCTTCACGCCGCCGCTTTAA
- a CDS encoding aminotransferase class III-fold pyridoxal phosphate-dependent enzyme, with protein MAEAKVLSTDLTGEYIEARPRSHALFERAGGLLPGGITHESRQFTPFLPYIVRAEGARKWDVDGHEYLDYAMGHGALILGHAHPAVVEAVRRQVGLGTHYGANHEGELNWAERITRLVPGAEMVRFTSSGTEATLLALRVARAASGRSKLVKFRGHFHGWHDAVAPGLQPPYDEVPPGVTAAVANDTIVLPPDLAVVDETLRHDRDVAAVIVEPSGASFGSVPLPPDFLRGLDEVTASHDVFLIVDEVITGFRWSPGGVQQTAGISGDLTTLAKIVAGGLPGGAVAGRRDLLELIALTGGSRRKLRHPGTFNANPLSAAAGVACLDIVRDPSVQEGCSRMGTVLRREINAVFARRSVRGIAYGDVSSFHLAFDARLAPGDPSSIAALTPEDLKGQRGTPAYSAIALAMLIEGVHIFGSGGFLSIAHGDAEVGRTVEALDRAIGRVSDTLPTA; from the coding sequence ATGGCGGAGGCGAAGGTCCTGTCGACCGACCTCACCGGGGAGTACATCGAGGCGAGGCCGCGATCCCATGCCCTGTTCGAACGGGCGGGCGGCCTGCTGCCCGGCGGGATCACCCACGAGTCGCGGCAGTTCACGCCGTTCCTTCCCTATATCGTCCGCGCCGAAGGCGCGCGCAAGTGGGACGTCGACGGACATGAGTACCTCGACTACGCGATGGGGCACGGGGCGCTGATCCTCGGCCACGCGCATCCGGCCGTGGTCGAGGCCGTGCGCCGCCAGGTCGGGCTCGGCACGCATTACGGCGCCAACCACGAAGGCGAGCTGAATTGGGCCGAGCGGATCACGCGGCTCGTGCCGGGTGCCGAGATGGTGCGCTTCACGAGCTCGGGCACGGAGGCGACGCTGCTGGCGCTGCGCGTGGCGCGCGCGGCGAGCGGCCGCTCGAAGCTCGTCAAGTTCCGGGGACACTTCCACGGCTGGCACGACGCCGTCGCGCCGGGCCTGCAGCCGCCCTACGACGAGGTCCCGCCGGGCGTCACCGCGGCCGTGGCCAACGACACGATCGTGCTGCCGCCGGACCTCGCGGTCGTCGACGAGACGCTGCGGCACGATCGAGACGTGGCCGCGGTGATCGTGGAGCCGAGCGGCGCGTCGTTCGGCTCGGTGCCGCTGCCGCCCGACTTCCTGCGGGGGTTGGACGAGGTCACCGCGTCGCACGACGTCTTCCTAATCGTCGACGAAGTCATCACCGGGTTCCGCTGGTCGCCGGGCGGAGTCCAGCAGACGGCCGGCATCAGCGGCGATCTTACGACGCTCGCGAAGATCGTCGCGGGCGGCCTCCCGGGCGGCGCGGTGGCCGGGCGGCGGGACCTGCTCGAGCTGATCGCGCTGACCGGCGGATCGCGGCGCAAGCTCCGCCACCCGGGGACGTTCAACGCCAATCCCCTCTCGGCGGCCGCCGGCGTCGCGTGTCTCGACATCGTGCGCGACCCGAGCGTCCAGGAAGGCTGCAGCCGGATGGGTACCGTCCTGCGCCGGGAGATCAACGCGGTCTTCGCCCGCCGGAGCGTGCGGGGGATCGCGTACGGAGACGTGTCGTCGTTCCACCTCGCGTTCGACGCGCGTCTTGCGCCCGGCGATCCGTCCTCGATCGCGGCGTTGACCCCCGAAGACTTGAAGGGACAGCGCGGGACGCCGGCCTACAGCGCGATCGCCCTGGCCATGCTGATCGAGGGGGTGCACATCTTCGGCAGCGGCGGCTTCCTCAGCATCGCCCACGGCGACGCCGAGGTCGGCCGGACGGTCGAGGCGCTCGATCGGGCGATCGGCCGGGTCAGCGATACGCTGCCTACGGCGTGA